A region of Tigriopus californicus strain San Diego chromosome 7, Tcal_SD_v2.1, whole genome shotgun sequence DNA encodes the following proteins:
- the LOC131883821 gene encoding nephrin-like isoform X2, which produces MTLTSDKALMRRHNGDQGLLWLCAFLLSMICCGCGRGALGSSAPIHGEQSAFLEPSPQILEVKTFQSGGHPNDILASMESVRPGFFMQTTHRETIQRIGAVQGSSVNLPCNITPPIITDKVRLVLFFRNDSKVPIYTYDTRGQSHVEARHWSDEKILGSRAFFRGDESPGRLVLDTVQPDDGGIYRCRVDFYRAPTTIESVMLDIIVPPEKPKIYDERNQEVRLKLGPYKVGDEVALKCISMGGNPSPKVSWWRDHALLDDISEEVTKGEVVNNLRLLRLARSDLHSILTCQASNNNLSVPVSTSVKLDMHFGPVDVKMIGRKDPVSAGRVYEFRCQAVGARPPPEITWWRGSTQLRENVTNRTSPDGNVTLSIINYVPSVRDAGKYMSCKAENPEIRDSSIEDGWKLDIHYVPQSILSLGTSLNGSNIKEGDDVYFECNVRANPKPYKITWRFNENPLLHNVHEGIIVSNHSLVLQDVRRTQSGIYTCLAHNIEGDGASNPMTLNIRYAPYCKPDQVQVFGVARDETVRISCEVISNPIGSTSFEWRFNASGELVDMPHDRFKSTNTKSIVEYVPRTELDYGSLMCWAKNSIGKQRDPCIFHLVPAGTPDSVKNCSFGNQTTTSFEVRCMGGYNGGLPQTFVLEAKDNHHYGVVAKLHSPVPHFNVTGLEPGRSYVLSVYAQNSKGLSTPVTLYSFTIKEAEKHTAGSTHPANVTSRDGVSVTPILGVLVAIACGLALVAVAIIVVLRIRPVYNSNKTNRPQRPGMSGYPPPGSHIPLNQREIDECIDMDGKMITGGTPDLIQHNKNYIAEASFQHGVSQNRRYAASATLQRRRTEDPDFERRNRIRNNFSRLSQEVTYAEFTMPRNKGYAPMKARSSDSPIPLQSVQAQYSTGVRNPPPMPPPRYTAPPTAEAAPPTADDDPFASEMPLVSFQP; this is translated from the exons AAACCATTCAGAGGATTGGCGCCGTCCAAGGGAGCTCGGTGAACCTGCCATGCAACATCACACCGCCCATCATCACCGACAAGGTCCGATTGGTCCTCTTTTTCCGAAACGACTCCAAGGTTCCCATTTACAC TTATGACACGCGTGGCCAATCACATGTCGAGGCTCGACATTGGTCCGATGAAAAGATCCTGGGCTCACGAGCCTTTTTTCGAGGGGATGAAAGTCCGGGGCGATTGGTCCTGGATACGGTCCAACCTGACGACGGTGGGATCTATCGATGTCGGGTGGATTTCTATCGTGCTCCTACCACGATTGAATCAGTCATGCTAGATATCATAG TGCCACCCGAAAAACCTAAGATCTACGACGAGCGCAATCAAGAAGTCCGATTGAAGTTGGGTCCTTACAAAGTGGGCGACGAGGTTGccttgaaatgcatttcaatgggAG GCAATCCAAGTCCGAAAGTAAGTTGGTGGCGGGACCATGCTTTATTGGACGACATCTCGGAAGAAGTGACCAAGGGAGAAGTGGTGAACAATCTCCGACTCCTCAGGCTCGCCAGATCAGATTTGCACTCCATTCTCACTTGTCAGGCCTCGAACAATAACCTTTCGGTCCCGGTTTCGACTTCCGTGAAATTGGACATGCATT TTGGGCCAGTGGATGTGAAGATGATTGGACGGAAGGACCCCGTGTCAGCAGGTCGTGTCTATGAATTTCGATGCCAAGCTGTTGGAGCTCGACCACCGCCAGAAATCACTTGGTGGAGGGGATCCACACAATTGAGAGAGAATGTGACCAATCGG ACGAGCCCCGATGGGAACGTCACCCTGAGCATCATCAACTATGTCCCATCGGTCAGGGATGCCGGAAAATACATGAGCTGTAAAGCGGAGAACCCTGAGATTCGGGATTCGTCCATTGAAGATGGATGGAAACTGGATATTCATT acGTTCCTCAGTCCATCCTAAGCCTAGGTACTTCCCTAAATGGGTCTAACATCAAGGAAGGCGACGACGTCTACTTCGAATGCAATGTTCGCGCAAATCCCAAACCATACAAGATTACGTGGAGATTTAAC GAGAACCCATTGCTCCACAATGTCCATGAAGGCATCATTGTGAGCAATCACAGTCTGGTCCTTCAAGACGTGCGAAGGACTCAATCTGGAATCTACACGTGTCTTGCCCACAACATCGAAGGAGATGGCGCCAGTAATCCGATGACTCTAAATATTCGAT ACGCGCCGTATTGCAAACCAGATCAGGTGCAGGTTTTTGGCGTAGCTCGCGATGAAACCGTTCGCATCTCATGCGAGGTCATTTCCAATCCCATTGGCTCCACGAGTTTCGAGTGGCGTTTCAATGCGTCGGGCGAATTGGTGGATATGCCTCATGACAGATTCAAGTCCACCAATACCAAGTCCATTGTGGAATATGTTCCTCGGACCGAGCTGGATTACGGGTCGCTGATGTGTTGGGCCAAAAACTCGATTGGCAAACAAAGGGATCCTTGCATCTTTCACTTGGTGCCAGCTGGCACTCCTGATTCTGTCAAGAATTGCTCGTTTGGAAACCAGACAACCACATCCTTTGAG GTTCGTTGCATGGGTGGTTACAACGGCGGCCTTCCCCAGACGTTCGTGCTCGAGGCCAAGGATAATCACCATTATGGTGTAGTGGCCAAGCTTCACAGTCCCGTGCCCCATTTCAATGTCACTGGCCTTGAGCCAGGACGTTCCTATGTATTGAGTGTGTATGCCCAAAACTCAAAGGGTCTGAGTACCCCGGTCACGTTGTATTCATTCACTATCAAGGAAGCGGAAAAGCACACGGCCGGATCCACTCATCCGGCAAACGTAACAAG CCGCGATGGGGTATCGGTGACGCCCATTCTAGGGGTCCTGGTGGCAATTGCCTGTGGTTTGGCACTCGTGGCCGTGGCTATCATTGTTGTTTTGCGGATAAGACCGGTCTATAATAGTAACAAGACCAATCGGCCACAAAGGCCAGGCATGAGTGGATACCCTCCACCAGGCTCACATATTCCACTGAACCAACGGGAAATTGATGAATGCATTGACATGGATGGTAAAATGATCACCGGTGGTACTCCAGACCTCATTCAACACAACAAAA ATTATATAGCGGAGGCCTCGTTTCAACATGGTGTGAGCCAAAACCGCCGTTATGCTGCTTCTGCCACTCTTCAGCGGAGACGGACCGAGGATCCGGATTTTGAGAGGCGAAATCGCATCCGGAACAACTTTTCGAGACTG AGCCAAGAGGTGACATACGCAGAGTTCACCATGCCCCGAAATAAGGGCTATGCTCCAATGAAGGCCCGATCTTCTGACTCGCCCATTCCTTTACAATCCGTACAAGCCCAATATTCCACCGGTGTCAGGAACCCCCCGCCAATGCCCCCGCCAAGATATACGGCCCCACCCACGGCAGAGGCCGCACCTCCGACTGCTGATGACGACCCATTTGCGTCTGAGATGCCCTTG GTGTCTTTCCAACCGTAA
- the LOC131883821 gene encoding uncharacterized protein LOC131883821 isoform X1, with translation MTLTSDKALMRRHNGDQGLLWLCAFLLSMICCGCGRGALGSSAPIHGEQSAFLEPSPQILEVKTFQSGGHPNDILASMESVRPGFFMQTTHRETIQRIGAVQGSSVNLPCNITPPIITDKVRLVLFFRNDSKVPIYTYDTRGQSHVEARHWSDEKILGSRAFFRGDESPGRLVLDTVQPDDGGIYRCRVDFYRAPTTIESVMLDIIVPPEKPKIYDERNQEVRLKLGPYKVGDEVALKCISMGGESRKAQRQTHTLSLSLYVLGTSTKTNITYEYVHLLWDSFPSGNPSPKVSWWRDHALLDDISEEVTKGEVVNNLRLLRLARSDLHSILTCQASNNNLSVPVSTSVKLDMHFGPVDVKMIGRKDPVSAGRVYEFRCQAVGARPPPEITWWRGSTQLRENVTNRTSPDGNVTLSIINYVPSVRDAGKYMSCKAENPEIRDSSIEDGWKLDIHYVPQSILSLGTSLNGSNIKEGDDVYFECNVRANPKPYKITWRFNENPLLHNVHEGIIVSNHSLVLQDVRRTQSGIYTCLAHNIEGDGASNPMTLNIRYAPYCKPDQVQVFGVARDETVRISCEVISNPIGSTSFEWRFNASGELVDMPHDRFKSTNTKSIVEYVPRTELDYGSLMCWAKNSIGKQRDPCIFHLVPAGTPDSVKNCSFGNQTTTSFEVRCMGGYNGGLPQTFVLEAKDNHHYGVVAKLHSPVPHFNVTGLEPGRSYVLSVYAQNSKGLSTPVTLYSFTIKEAEKHTAGSTHPANVTSRDGVSVTPILGVLVAIACGLALVAVAIIVVLRIRPVYNSNKTNRPQRPGMSGYPPPGSHIPLNQREIDECIDMDGKMITGGTPDLIQHNKNYIAEASFQHGVSQNRRYAASATLQRRRTEDPDFERRNRIRNNFSRLSQEVTYAEFTMPRNKGYAPMKARSSDSPIPLQSVQAQYSTGVRNPPPMPPPRYTAPPTAEAAPPTADDDPFASEMPLVSFQP, from the exons AAACCATTCAGAGGATTGGCGCCGTCCAAGGGAGCTCGGTGAACCTGCCATGCAACATCACACCGCCCATCATCACCGACAAGGTCCGATTGGTCCTCTTTTTCCGAAACGACTCCAAGGTTCCCATTTACAC TTATGACACGCGTGGCCAATCACATGTCGAGGCTCGACATTGGTCCGATGAAAAGATCCTGGGCTCACGAGCCTTTTTTCGAGGGGATGAAAGTCCGGGGCGATTGGTCCTGGATACGGTCCAACCTGACGACGGTGGGATCTATCGATGTCGGGTGGATTTCTATCGTGCTCCTACCACGATTGAATCAGTCATGCTAGATATCATAG TGCCACCCGAAAAACCTAAGATCTACGACGAGCGCAATCAAGAAGTCCGATTGAAGTTGGGTCCTTACAAAGTGGGCGACGAGGTTGccttgaaatgcatttcaatgggAGGTGAGTCAAGAAAAGCACAGAGACAGacacacactctctctctctctctctacgtACTTGGAACCTCCACAAAGACAAACATAACATACGAGTATGTACACCTGTTATGGGATTCCTTTCCTTCAGGCAATCCAAGTCCGAAAGTAAGTTGGTGGCGGGACCATGCTTTATTGGACGACATCTCGGAAGAAGTGACCAAGGGAGAAGTGGTGAACAATCTCCGACTCCTCAGGCTCGCCAGATCAGATTTGCACTCCATTCTCACTTGTCAGGCCTCGAACAATAACCTTTCGGTCCCGGTTTCGACTTCCGTGAAATTGGACATGCATT TTGGGCCAGTGGATGTGAAGATGATTGGACGGAAGGACCCCGTGTCAGCAGGTCGTGTCTATGAATTTCGATGCCAAGCTGTTGGAGCTCGACCACCGCCAGAAATCACTTGGTGGAGGGGATCCACACAATTGAGAGAGAATGTGACCAATCGG ACGAGCCCCGATGGGAACGTCACCCTGAGCATCATCAACTATGTCCCATCGGTCAGGGATGCCGGAAAATACATGAGCTGTAAAGCGGAGAACCCTGAGATTCGGGATTCGTCCATTGAAGATGGATGGAAACTGGATATTCATT acGTTCCTCAGTCCATCCTAAGCCTAGGTACTTCCCTAAATGGGTCTAACATCAAGGAAGGCGACGACGTCTACTTCGAATGCAATGTTCGCGCAAATCCCAAACCATACAAGATTACGTGGAGATTTAAC GAGAACCCATTGCTCCACAATGTCCATGAAGGCATCATTGTGAGCAATCACAGTCTGGTCCTTCAAGACGTGCGAAGGACTCAATCTGGAATCTACACGTGTCTTGCCCACAACATCGAAGGAGATGGCGCCAGTAATCCGATGACTCTAAATATTCGAT ACGCGCCGTATTGCAAACCAGATCAGGTGCAGGTTTTTGGCGTAGCTCGCGATGAAACCGTTCGCATCTCATGCGAGGTCATTTCCAATCCCATTGGCTCCACGAGTTTCGAGTGGCGTTTCAATGCGTCGGGCGAATTGGTGGATATGCCTCATGACAGATTCAAGTCCACCAATACCAAGTCCATTGTGGAATATGTTCCTCGGACCGAGCTGGATTACGGGTCGCTGATGTGTTGGGCCAAAAACTCGATTGGCAAACAAAGGGATCCTTGCATCTTTCACTTGGTGCCAGCTGGCACTCCTGATTCTGTCAAGAATTGCTCGTTTGGAAACCAGACAACCACATCCTTTGAG GTTCGTTGCATGGGTGGTTACAACGGCGGCCTTCCCCAGACGTTCGTGCTCGAGGCCAAGGATAATCACCATTATGGTGTAGTGGCCAAGCTTCACAGTCCCGTGCCCCATTTCAATGTCACTGGCCTTGAGCCAGGACGTTCCTATGTATTGAGTGTGTATGCCCAAAACTCAAAGGGTCTGAGTACCCCGGTCACGTTGTATTCATTCACTATCAAGGAAGCGGAAAAGCACACGGCCGGATCCACTCATCCGGCAAACGTAACAAG CCGCGATGGGGTATCGGTGACGCCCATTCTAGGGGTCCTGGTGGCAATTGCCTGTGGTTTGGCACTCGTGGCCGTGGCTATCATTGTTGTTTTGCGGATAAGACCGGTCTATAATAGTAACAAGACCAATCGGCCACAAAGGCCAGGCATGAGTGGATACCCTCCACCAGGCTCACATATTCCACTGAACCAACGGGAAATTGATGAATGCATTGACATGGATGGTAAAATGATCACCGGTGGTACTCCAGACCTCATTCAACACAACAAAA ATTATATAGCGGAGGCCTCGTTTCAACATGGTGTGAGCCAAAACCGCCGTTATGCTGCTTCTGCCACTCTTCAGCGGAGACGGACCGAGGATCCGGATTTTGAGAGGCGAAATCGCATCCGGAACAACTTTTCGAGACTG AGCCAAGAGGTGACATACGCAGAGTTCACCATGCCCCGAAATAAGGGCTATGCTCCAATGAAGGCCCGATCTTCTGACTCGCCCATTCCTTTACAATCCGTACAAGCCCAATATTCCACCGGTGTCAGGAACCCCCCGCCAATGCCCCCGCCAAGATATACGGCCCCACCCACGGCAGAGGCCGCACCTCCGACTGCTGATGACGACCCATTTGCGTCTGAGATGCCCTTG GTGTCTTTCCAACCGTAA